In one window of Thermococcus sp. DNA:
- a CDS encoding dolichyl-phosphate-mannose--protein mannosyltransferase, which translates to MKWKFVVFWVIVMATMAGTFLYEYNFASQPALNGYIGDEVWYVPASRNVLHLLGVNVTYEFNGSYGVNVIFSNATAKMLYLSTADGIAAINGVTFRREYNNLPGVYYEVPKEHYRRFLGELAVDLPNGSYYVVPGYEYPDKDGIQKYLNTEHPFLGKDIIMLSMATLGDEPIKWRLPGIIEFALIELVVVLATYKISRSYIASLIALAFVTADPTLQATSVAAMLDIHVAFFVGLFVLALAYEMEFTSATFLGLASAVKLSGGFGWPVLLWKALKRENSFVRFMSAVAVIPALAFLIPELTIIKAIGFEPWLRQFLGSFKWHLSYKGPNPHTSPFWEWFVNYRPFYFHYGPDVRASTDPVLMLSMVVFILAMPWLYRRKPKVLEPFLVFWSTIGFFALQYALGGKTQFSFYATALVPPATVVMGVSLNELLRWEAFRESLGFYREVFGRVLALLKRFRPARERPQG; encoded by the coding sequence ATGAAATGGAAGTTCGTCGTCTTCTGGGTAATCGTGATGGCAACGATGGCGGGAACGTTCCTCTACGAGTACAACTTCGCTTCTCAGCCCGCGCTTAACGGCTACATAGGAGACGAGGTCTGGTACGTCCCGGCCAGCAGGAACGTCCTTCACCTGCTCGGGGTGAACGTCACCTACGAGTTCAACGGGAGCTACGGGGTCAACGTGATATTCAGCAACGCAACGGCCAAGATGCTCTACCTGAGCACAGCCGACGGGATAGCGGCGATAAACGGGGTGACCTTCAGAAGGGAGTACAACAACCTTCCGGGTGTTTACTACGAGGTTCCAAAGGAGCATTACCGGAGGTTCCTCGGGGAGCTTGCGGTGGATTTGCCCAATGGAAGTTACTACGTCGTCCCCGGTTATGAATACCCCGACAAGGACGGCATTCAGAAATATCTGAACACGGAGCATCCCTTCCTCGGGAAGGACATCATAATGCTCTCGATGGCCACCCTCGGCGACGAGCCGATAAAATGGCGCCTCCCGGGAATAATCGAGTTCGCGCTGATAGAGCTTGTCGTTGTCCTTGCAACCTATAAAATCAGCCGGAGTTACATCGCCTCGCTGATTGCCCTCGCCTTCGTTACAGCCGACCCGACCTTGCAGGCAACGTCAGTTGCCGCCATGCTCGACATCCACGTGGCCTTCTTCGTCGGCCTCTTCGTCCTGGCCCTAGCCTATGAGATGGAGTTTACCTCGGCTACTTTTCTCGGCCTTGCCTCAGCAGTCAAGCTCAGCGGAGGCTTTGGGTGGCCGGTTCTCCTCTGGAAGGCGCTCAAGAGGGAAAACTCCTTTGTAAGGTTTATGTCTGCGGTCGCGGTAATCCCGGCTCTGGCCTTTCTAATCCCCGAGCTCACGATAATAAAGGCGATTGGATTTGAGCCATGGCTGAGACAGTTCCTCGGGAGCTTTAAGTGGCACCTGAGTTACAAGGGTCCGAATCCGCATACATCTCCATTCTGGGAGTGGTTCGTCAACTACAGGCCCTTCTACTTCCACTACGGGCCGGACGTGAGAGCCTCGACGGACCCGGTTCTAATGCTTTCGATGGTCGTCTTCATCCTGGCGATGCCCTGGCTCTACAGGAGAAAGCCCAAGGTACTCGAACCCTTCTTGGTCTTCTGGAGCACTATAGGTTTCTTTGCCCTCCAGTATGCCCTCGGGGGAAAGACGCAGTTCAGCTTCTACGCGACGGCATTAGTTCCTCCGGCAACGGTCGTCATGGGCGTTTCGCTGAACGAGCTCCTTCGCTGGGAGGCATTCAGGGAGTCACTGGGCTTTTACAGGGAAGTGTTTGGAAGAGTCCTTGCCCTCCTGAAAAGGTTCAGGCCCGCTAGAGAAAGGCCTCAAGGGTGA